From Ignavibacteria bacterium, one genomic window encodes:
- the gatE gene encoding Glu-tRNA(Gln) amidotransferase subunit GatE, which translates to MQDFLFKAFSEMTPEDYRRVDFKSGLEIHQQLLTKKKLFCRCPAGIYSTSYNAEILRHMRPTLSELGEYDGTALMEFKTKKEIIYQINRDTVCTYEMDDTPPFEINDEALDIALGIGMLLNCTTVDEIHIARKQYLDGSIPTGFQRTSIIALDGRIPFKDRHINIVQISIEEDSCREVSDIGHRRVYLSDRLGMPLIETVTAPDMLTPQEVAAAAGICRKLVKSTGRVRTGIGSARQDVNVSVEGGTRIEIKGVPRIPMIPLLTYNEAMRQWNLLRLKEELFRRGITPQTFQARFEDVTKLLKRTYFLPVQNALSQGMIVKCALLKGFRGLLNWPTQTDTFFSKEISDRVRVIACLTTLPNIIHSDSKGDTLSSSDWQKIKKSMGASEDDAMVLVWGNPADAEMGACEIIIRAKEATIGVPSETRQALRDGTNGFERILPGPDRMYPDTDLPPKKITRERLSKIRLGLPEPVWEREAWYRSLKVPEDVIGPLAESRYAALFMKLVAKWNIDPVLASVALIQYPKRLSHKGLDTGVLTEAIFEEIFLAFKQGRLAREGVLPALENAARSGSFFVDMLPPACSEQELMHFLSLARSELSGIKLHKPACEKTVLMSLVMKHLRGRVEGRRVMETIGTLFQEAK; encoded by the coding sequence ATGCAGGACTTTCTCTTTAAAGCTTTTAGTGAAATGACACCTGAGGATTACCGAAGGGTCGACTTCAAATCCGGCCTCGAAATCCATCAGCAGCTCCTTACAAAAAAGAAACTCTTCTGCCGCTGCCCCGCGGGCATTTACAGCACCAGCTATAACGCTGAAATACTGCGCCATATGAGGCCTACACTCTCCGAGCTCGGCGAATACGACGGCACGGCACTAATGGAGTTTAAGACAAAAAAAGAAATCATCTACCAGATTAACCGCGATACCGTCTGCACGTACGAGATGGACGACACTCCCCCCTTTGAAATAAACGACGAAGCCCTCGATATCGCTCTCGGTATCGGCATGCTCTTAAACTGCACTACGGTCGACGAGATCCATATTGCACGCAAACAGTACCTCGACGGCAGCATCCCTACAGGGTTCCAGAGGACTTCAATTATCGCGCTCGACGGCAGGATACCTTTTAAGGACCGGCACATAAATATCGTCCAGATTTCAATCGAGGAGGACTCCTGCCGCGAGGTCAGCGATATTGGCCACCGCAGGGTCTACCTTTCAGACCGCCTCGGCATGCCTTTAATTGAAACCGTAACAGCACCCGATATGCTTACACCCCAGGAAGTTGCAGCCGCGGCCGGCATTTGCCGCAAACTAGTTAAATCTACGGGCAGGGTCCGCACCGGAATCGGCTCGGCAAGGCAGGACGTAAACGTCAGCGTTGAAGGGGGTACAAGAATTGAAATTAAAGGGGTACCCAGAATCCCCATGATCCCGCTTCTGACATATAACGAAGCCATGAGGCAGTGGAACCTCCTGCGCTTAAAAGAAGAACTCTTCAGGCGCGGCATTACTCCCCAAACCTTCCAGGCCAGGTTTGAAGACGTTACAAAGCTCCTTAAAAGAACTTACTTCCTCCCGGTGCAGAATGCCCTCAGCCAGGGCATGATAGTTAAATGCGCACTCCTTAAGGGCTTCCGCGGGCTCCTTAACTGGCCCACACAAACCGACACCTTCTTCTCAAAGGAAATATCGGACAGAGTCAGAGTAATAGCATGCCTTACTACTCTGCCTAATATAATCCACTCCGACAGCAAGGGTGATACGCTTTCTTCAAGCGATTGGCAGAAAATAAAGAAAAGCATGGGCGCAAGCGAAGATGACGCAATGGTTCTCGTATGGGGAAACCCCGCCGACGCCGAAATGGGTGCCTGCGAAATTATTATTAGAGCCAAAGAGGCAACCATCGGCGTGCCTTCTGAAACCCGTCAGGCACTGCGCGACGGGACAAACGGATTTGAACGCATACTGCCGGGACCCGACAGAATGTACCCCGATACGGACCTTCCTCCTAAAAAAATTACAAGGGAAAGACTTTCAAAAATACGCCTGGGACTCCCTGAACCGGTCTGGGAAAGGGAAGCCTGGTACAGAAGCCTGAAAGTCCCCGAAGACGTAATAGGGCCGCTTGCGGAATCCCGTTATGCTGCCCTCTTTATGAAACTCGTTGCAAAGTGGAATATCGATCCTGTTCTGGCCTCAGTTGCACTCATACAGTACCCAAAGCGCCTTAGCCATAAGGGCTTAGATACGGGAGTACTGACTGAAGCGATATTTGAAGAGATATTCCTGGCGTTCAAACAGGGCAGGCTTGCGCGCGAAGGAGTTCTCCCGGCTCTCGAAAATGCGGCCCGCTCGGGAAGCTTTTTTGTGGACATGCTCCCCCCGGCATGCTCGGAACAGGAACTCATGCATTTCCTTTCACTTGCCCGCAGTGAGCTCTCAGGCATTAAGCTCCATAAACCCGCATGCGAAAAGACCGTCCTCATGAGCCTCGTCATGAAACACCTTAGAGGCAGGGTTGAAGGACGCAGGGTAATGGAAACAATCGGTACTCTTTTCCAGGAGGCGAAATGA